Proteins from a genomic interval of Chionomys nivalis chromosome 7, mChiNiv1.1, whole genome shotgun sequence:
- the LOC130878218 gene encoding carbonyl reductase [NADPH] 2: MQLNFSGLRALVTGAGKGIGRDTVKALHASGAKVVAVTRTNADLVSLAKECPGIEPVCVDLGDWEATEKALGGIGPVDLLVNNAAVALMQPFLEVTKEVFDRSFKVNVRSVLQVSQIVAKGMISRGVPGSIVNVSSLVAYVTYPNLTTYSSTKGAITMLTKAMAMELGPHKIRVNSVNPTVVLTDMGKKVSENPDFAKKLKERHPLRRFAEVEDVVNSILFLLSDNSASTSGSGILVDAGYLAS, encoded by the exons ATGCAGCTGAATTTCAGTGGTTTGAGGGCCCTGGTGACAGGGGCAGGGAAAG GGATTGGGCGTGACACCGTGAAGGCCCTGCACGCCTCGGGAGCTAAAGTGGTGGCCGTGACACGCACCAATGCAGACCTGGTCAGCCTCGCCAAAGAG TGTCCGGGCATAGAGCCCGTGTGTGTGGACCTGGGTGACTGGGAGGCCACGGAGAAGGCGCTGGGCGGTATTGGCCCCGTGGACCTGCTGGTGAACAATGCAGCCGTGGCTCTGATGCAGCCTTTCCTGGAAGTTACCAAGGAGGTCTTTGACAG GTCCTTCAAGGTGAACGTGCGCTCCGTGTTGCAGGTGTCCCAG ATTGTAGCCAAGGGCATGATTAGCCGTGGAGTGCCAGGGTCCATTGTCAACGTCTCCAGCTTGGTTGCCTATGTCACCTATCCTAATTTGACCACCTACA GCTCCACCAAGGGAGCAATAACCATGCTGACCAAAGCCATGGCCATGGAGCTGGGGCCACACAAG ATCCGGGTAAACTCCGTAAACCCCACCGTGGTGCTGACTGACATGGGCAAGAAGGTCTCTGAAAACCCTGATTTTGCCAAGAAGCTCAAGGAGCGCCACCCGCTGAGGAGGTTCGCAG AGGTGGAGGACGTGGTCAACAGCATCCTCTTCCTGCTCAGCGACAACAGCGCCTCGACCAGTGGCTCTGGCATCCTGGTGGACGCTGGGTACCTGGCCTCCTAG